One Phaseolus vulgaris cultivar G19833 chromosome 11, P. vulgaris v2.0, whole genome shotgun sequence genomic window carries:
- the LOC137838318 gene encoding uncharacterized protein has translation MAEDLPSIITRVVKNSIKKLQDENEALKEANRLIRMEAEKLSCNLMMAEIDHSRLEDAMGTELRGARKEASDLRQKLHLQAQEKIELESKLVPYRLKVANLEAAMKADAAKVENLEKRSADREVLLGKVEKERDDTKAELGKAQEENARIAAELAQAREENKKAAEELARAREENEGLKKQNDELKKQAQELEQSSAQVISTGFDAALEQVSSQYCELDLSMVSICNEVVDGKIVPSED, from the coding sequence atggcagaggatctccCCTCAATCATAACGAGGGTTGTGAAGAACTCAATAAAGAAACTCCAAGATGAGAATGAAGCGCTCAAGGAGGCAAACCGCCTGATAAGGATGGAGGCGGAAAAACTCTCTTGCAACTTGATGATGGCGGAGATTGAccattcaaggctggaggacgccatggGCACTGAACTAAGGGGCGCGCGTAAGGAGGCCTCTgatctgcgccaaaaactgcacctccaagcccaagagaaaatcgagttggagagcaagctggtaccttacaggctcaaggtggccaacttggaggctgcAATGAAAGCAGATGCGGCCAAGGTGGAGAACCTTGAAAAGAGGTCAGCGGATCGGGAGGTGCTCCTCGGGAAAGTCGAGAAAGAGAGGGACGACACAAAGGCTGAGCTCGGCAAAGCTCAAGAGGAAAACGCGAGgattgctgcagagctggcccaggctcGGGAGGAAAACAAGAAAGCTGCTGAAGAGCTTGCTCGGGCTCGTGAAGAAAACGAAGGACTGAAGAAGCAAAATGACGAGCTGAAGAAGCAGGCtcaagagctcgagcaaagctccgcccaagtcatTTCCACCGGGTTCGACGCCGCTTTGGAGCAAGTCTCGAGTCAATATTGCGAGCTcgatctctccatggtgtcaatctgcaacgaagtggtggatgggaagatcgtgccctcTGAAGATTAA